In Prosthecodimorpha staleyi, the following are encoded in one genomic region:
- a CDS encoding sensor histidine kinase — protein MNWPEAYRAGTSLRRRLLVLLLAPLLLLALISGLIDYRIASSTAETAFDHGLADDALALASRVALRNGDLTVDLPPAAEAILRTDSEDAEFLAVRGPDGRLLGGDADLLPDAVEPGRGPVLADVVMRGLPVRKASYALATAAGPITVAFAETTNKRDEARSRILAALMIPNVLILIATFVLVHFGIAAGLAPLNALSRAIEETPRTDIRPLDGADVPQEAAPLVAAINRLLDDLAASAAAQRAFLSNAAHQLRTPLAGLQTQLELAAQDLPPAHRSKITRLVEATGRIARLAGQLLALARSAPEASAGHPVETIDLATVIAEHGSDWYDRALARRVELEFEAAPALLIGSAWLIGELAGNLIDNAVAYAGPEARVVIRSGVGPLGEAFLEVEDDGPGVPAAERERIFERFYRAEGQTAPGTGLGLAIVKEVADRHGATVSLRSRPDVPGCLVRVTFPVPPKPSAAAAERPR, from the coding sequence ATGAACTGGCCTGAGGCGTACCGGGCCGGCACCAGCCTGCGCCGCCGGCTGCTCGTGCTTCTGCTGGCGCCGCTCCTCCTGCTGGCGCTGATCAGCGGCCTGATCGACTATCGCATCGCCAGTTCCACCGCCGAGACGGCCTTCGACCACGGCCTTGCCGACGACGCCCTCGCGCTCGCCTCGCGCGTCGCCCTGCGCAACGGCGACCTGACCGTCGACCTGCCGCCGGCCGCCGAGGCCATCCTCAGAACCGACAGCGAGGATGCCGAGTTCCTGGCCGTGCGCGGGCCGGACGGGCGGCTCCTCGGCGGCGACGCCGACCTGCTGCCGGATGCGGTCGAACCCGGCCGCGGCCCCGTGCTCGCCGATGTCGTCATGCGCGGCCTGCCGGTGCGCAAGGCAAGCTATGCGCTCGCCACCGCGGCCGGCCCGATCACCGTCGCCTTCGCGGAAACCACCAACAAGCGCGACGAGGCCCGCTCGCGCATTCTGGCCGCGCTCATGATCCCCAACGTGCTGATCCTGATCGCGACCTTCGTTCTGGTCCATTTCGGCATCGCCGCCGGCCTGGCGCCGCTCAACGCCCTGTCGCGGGCGATCGAGGAGACGCCGCGCACCGACATCCGGCCGCTCGACGGCGCCGACGTGCCCCAGGAGGCCGCACCACTGGTGGCCGCGATCAACCGCCTGCTCGACGATCTCGCCGCCTCCGCGGCCGCCCAGCGCGCCTTCCTGTCCAATGCGGCGCATCAGTTGCGCACGCCGCTCGCCGGCCTGCAGACCCAGCTGGAATTGGCCGCCCAGGATCTGCCACCCGCCCACCGCAGCAAGATCACGCGCCTCGTCGAGGCGACCGGGCGCATCGCCCGGCTCGCCGGCCAGCTGCTGGCACTGGCCCGCTCGGCACCGGAGGCCAGCGCCGGCCATCCGGTCGAAACCATCGACCTCGCCACCGTGATCGCCGAGCACGGCTCCGACTGGTACGACCGGGCCCTGGCGCGCCGGGTCGAACTGGAGTTCGAGGCCGCGCCGGCGCTGCTGATCGGGTCGGCCTGGCTGATCGGCGAACTGGCCGGCAACCTGATCGACAATGCCGTCGCCTATGCCGGCCCGGAGGCGCGCGTGGTGATCCGCTCGGGCGTCGGCCCGCTCGGCGAGGCCTTCCTGGAGGTCGAGGATGACGGCCCCGGCGTGCCGGCCGCGGAGCGGGAGCGCATCTTCGAGCGCTTCTATCGCGCCGAGGGCCAGACCGCGCCCGGCACGGGCCTCGGCCTCGCCATCGTCAAGGAGGTCGCCGACCGGCACGGCGCGACCGTCAGCCTGCGCTCTCGCCCGGACGTCCCCGGCTGCCTGGTGCGCGTGACCTTCCCGGTCCCGCCGAAGCCATCCGCCGCCGCCGCGGAGCGCCCACGATAA
- a CDS encoding alpha/beta hydrolase has translation MLSKLVAIALGLALPYGAAVGWLALSQRSLLYRTWPGPETPEAAGLQGFRLERLATADGLAVPVWRRPAAPDRFTIVHFHGNGGGLHGSVSRLAGLAAAGHGIAALEYRGYPGAPGQPSETGLVADAVALLDRLAAEGVPSDRVVLHGWSLGSAVAIQAAVRRPVAALMLEAPPTAIVDRAAEIFPYVPVRWLLADAWLSREAVAAIRRPILILHGPLDRTVPIAHGRRLAERAGPGAEFVELPEAGHADLDQHGGIDHMLGFLDRLAGR, from the coding sequence ATGCTGTCGAAACTGGTTGCGATCGCGCTCGGCCTGGCGCTGCCCTACGGGGCGGCGGTCGGCTGGCTCGCCCTGTCGCAGCGCTCTCTGCTCTACCGGACCTGGCCGGGACCGGAGACGCCCGAAGCCGCCGGTCTCCAGGGTTTCCGTCTGGAACGGCTGGCGACCGCCGACGGGCTCGCGGTTCCGGTCTGGCGACGACCGGCGGCGCCGGATCGCTTCACCATCGTGCATTTCCACGGCAATGGCGGCGGGCTGCATGGCTCGGTCAGCCGGCTCGCGGGCCTGGCGGCGGCGGGGCACGGCATCGCGGCGCTGGAATATCGCGGCTATCCCGGCGCGCCGGGCCAGCCGAGCGAGACCGGGCTCGTCGCCGATGCCGTGGCGCTGCTCGATCGGCTCGCCGCCGAGGGCGTGCCCTCCGACCGGGTCGTCCTGCACGGCTGGTCGCTCGGCTCCGCGGTGGCGATCCAGGCCGCCGTCCGCCGGCCCGTCGCCGCGCTGATGCTCGAAGCCCCGCCGACCGCCATCGTCGACCGTGCGGCCGAGATCTTCCCCTATGTCCCGGTGCGGTGGCTCCTCGCCGATGCCTGGCTCAGCCGCGAGGCCGTCGCGGCGATCCGGCGGCCGATCCTGATCCTGCACGGCCCCCTCGACCGCACCGTCCCGATCGCCCATGGCCGCCGCCTGGCCGAGCGCGCCGGCCCGGGTGCCGAATTCGTCGAGCTGCCCGAAGCCGGCCACGCCGATCTCGACCAGCACGGCGGCATCGACCACATGCTGGGCTTCCTCGACCGGCTCGCCGGCCGATGA
- a CDS encoding NAD(P)(+) transhydrogenase (Re/Si-specific) subunit beta codes for MSQNITALLYLVSGVLFIMALRGLSSPATSRKGNVYGMVGMAIAIGTTLALIKPSFGAYALIVLALAIGGGVGAITAKRIAMTAMPQLVAFFHSLVGLAAVFVAAAAINAPAAFGIGSPGHIHGQALVEMSLGVAIGAITFTGSVIAFLKLDGRMSGKPILLPMRHLVNIVLAVILVVLIATLVMTGSQVVFWLIVLVSLALGVLIIVPIGGADMPVVVSMLNSYSGWAAAGIGFTLQNSALIITGALVGSSGAILSYIMCKGMNRSFISVILGGFGGETAGPAGGAVEARPVKQGSADDAAFIMKNASKVIIVPGYGMAVAQAQHAVREMADKLKHEGVEVKYAIHPVAGRMPGHMNVLLAEANVPYDEVFELEDINNDFAQADVAYVIGANDVTNPAAKTDPASPIFGMPILDVEKAKTVLFIKRGMGSGYAGVENELFFRDNTMMLFGDAKKMTEEIIKNLD; via the coding sequence ATGTCTCAGAACATCACTGCGCTGCTCTACCTCGTCTCCGGCGTGCTCTTCATCATGGCTCTGCGCGGGCTGTCCAGCCCGGCCACGTCGCGCAAGGGCAACGTCTACGGCATGGTCGGCATGGCCATCGCCATCGGCACCACGCTGGCCCTGATCAAGCCGTCCTTCGGCGCCTATGCGCTGATCGTGCTGGCGCTGGCCATCGGCGGCGGCGTCGGCGCGATCACGGCCAAGCGCATCGCCATGACGGCGATGCCGCAGCTGGTCGCCTTCTTCCACTCGCTGGTCGGCCTGGCGGCGGTGTTCGTCGCCGCGGCCGCGATCAACGCGCCGGCGGCCTTCGGCATCGGCTCGCCCGGCCATATCCACGGCCAGGCGCTGGTCGAGATGAGCCTCGGCGTGGCGATCGGCGCGATCACCTTTACGGGTTCGGTCATCGCCTTCCTCAAGCTCGACGGCCGGATGAGCGGCAAGCCGATCCTGCTGCCGATGCGCCATCTGGTGAATATCGTGCTGGCCGTGATTCTGGTCGTCCTGATCGCGACCCTGGTCATGACCGGCAGTCAGGTCGTGTTCTGGCTGATCGTACTGGTCTCGCTGGCGCTCGGCGTGCTGATCATCGTGCCGATCGGCGGCGCCGACATGCCGGTGGTCGTCTCGATGCTGAACAGCTACTCGGGCTGGGCGGCGGCCGGCATCGGCTTCACGCTGCAGAACTCGGCGCTGATCATCACCGGCGCGCTGGTCGGCTCGTCCGGCGCGATCCTCAGCTACATCATGTGCAAGGGCATGAACCGTAGCTTCATCTCGGTCATCCTCGGCGGCTTCGGCGGCGAGACCGCCGGTCCGGCCGGCGGGGCGGTCGAAGCGCGGCCGGTCAAGCAGGGTTCGGCCGACGACGCGGCCTTCATCATGAAGAACGCGTCCAAGGTGATCATCGTGCCGGGCTACGGCATGGCGGTCGCCCAGGCCCAGCATGCCGTGCGCGAGATGGCCGACAAGCTGAAGCACGAGGGCGTGGAGGTGAAATACGCCATCCACCCGGTCGCCGGGCGCATGCCGGGCCACATGAACGTGCTGCTGGCCGAGGCCAACGTGCCCTATGACGAGGTGTTCGAGCTCGAGGACATCAACAACGATTTCGCGCAGGCCGACGTGGCCTATGTGATCGGCGCCAACGACGTGACCAACCCGGCCGCCAAGACTGACCCGGCCTCGCCGATCTTCGGCATGCCGATCCTGGACGTGGAGAAGGCCAAGACGGTCCTGTTCATCAAGCGCGGCATGGGCTCTGGCTATGCCGGCGTCGAGAACGAACTGTTCTTCCGCGACAACACCATGATGCTGTTCGGCGACGCCAAGAAGATGACCGAGGAGATCATCAAGAACCTCGACTGA